A portion of the Candidatus Binatota bacterium genome contains these proteins:
- a CDS encoding universal stress protein yields the protein MAASNSSQDGARQLTWLLAWAVVFCDIGTSVYYVPGILFELVGTNAPFFVLLTSVGFVLISIKYIEIVERTPNGGGVVAIGEMAFGERMGALGGMFITVDFFLTGAISSTSGFYYLSSVFPTVASNVPAFACLGLALLAAVNIVGVRESARLSLVMAVASFLTNMVVLVVMLTSLDLEGWKTLFSLFNGFRELGMRELLVGFGAAWLAFSGLESISQLSPVLRQPVKRTAMFAMVGVIITILLTSPMLTLLSVAKVGANVSIPGSERFISDLAAQTNVQFLSTAVVFTAASLLLFAANTAIIGAYHVFLKLAELHYVPRRMMRRNPRFNTPHIAILVATIVPVVIVLVTQGEMGVLGDMYAFGLLGAFTIESGGLDLLRWRDRKRGWVFMLGLVPTAMVVVAWLVNIVEKPLATAFGGGIATAGMIYGIALREGWIKEAIHHIPSVSREDHRRSERGEAHAPEIQAEIVNLAMAADLKPLYNSSTLVAVRGESTGVVAEALARVKGMGENALYCIYVEEWPGMLYGKEDPLPSEEGIQSLTSAARQAAAAGVQVIPIWTTTYTVPEGLARAARELEVNCLVTGINGRSLPYRVFRGQVLKKLPKLLPASCRLMVCD from the coding sequence TTGGCTGCATCCAATTCTTCCCAGGACGGCGCACGGCAGCTTACGTGGTTGCTGGCATGGGCCGTGGTGTTCTGTGATATCGGGACATCGGTCTACTACGTGCCGGGCATACTGTTCGAACTGGTAGGCACCAACGCTCCTTTCTTCGTTCTGCTCACTTCGGTGGGATTTGTGCTCATCTCTATCAAGTACATAGAGATCGTGGAGCGCACGCCCAACGGCGGCGGCGTGGTGGCGATCGGCGAGATGGCCTTCGGGGAACGAATGGGCGCCCTGGGCGGGATGTTCATCACGGTGGATTTCTTCCTGACCGGCGCGATCTCGTCCACTTCGGGTTTTTATTACCTGTCGAGTGTTTTCCCGACCGTGGCTAGCAACGTACCGGCTTTTGCCTGCCTGGGGCTGGCGCTGCTGGCGGCGGTCAACATCGTGGGCGTGCGGGAGAGCGCGAGGCTCTCGCTGGTGATGGCAGTGGCCTCCTTCCTCACCAACATGGTCGTGCTGGTGGTCATGCTCACCAGCCTCGATCTCGAGGGCTGGAAAACACTGTTCAGTCTTTTTAACGGCTTTCGCGAGTTGGGCATGCGGGAGCTGTTGGTCGGTTTTGGAGCGGCGTGGTTAGCCTTTTCGGGACTGGAGAGCATCAGCCAGCTGTCGCCGGTGTTGCGGCAACCGGTCAAGCGCACGGCCATGTTCGCCATGGTGGGTGTGATAATCACCATACTGTTGACCTCGCCCATGCTCACCTTGCTGTCGGTGGCAAAAGTGGGCGCCAACGTATCGATACCGGGCAGCGAACGTTTCATCTCTGACCTCGCGGCCCAGACCAACGTGCAGTTCTTGTCGACGGCGGTGGTGTTCACCGCTGCGTCGCTGCTGCTGTTCGCGGCCAACACGGCTATCATCGGTGCCTACCACGTTTTCTTGAAACTGGCCGAGTTGCACTACGTTCCCCGGCGCATGATGCGGCGTAACCCGCGCTTCAACACTCCGCACATAGCCATACTGGTGGCCACCATCGTGCCCGTCGTGATTGTGCTGGTGACGCAGGGTGAGATGGGCGTGCTGGGCGATATGTACGCCTTCGGCCTGCTGGGCGCGTTTACCATCGAGTCGGGTGGGCTCGACCTTCTGCGCTGGCGCGACAGGAAGCGTGGTTGGGTATTCATGCTGGGCCTGGTGCCAACCGCGATGGTGGTGGTGGCCTGGCTGGTGAACATAGTAGAAAAACCACTGGCCACTGCCTTTGGTGGGGGCATAGCCACCGCCGGCATGATCTACGGCATCGCACTGAGGGAGGGTTGGATTAAAGAAGCGATCCATCACATTCCGTCGGTGTCGCGCGAAGACCATCGCAGGTCGGAACGGGGCGAGGCCCACGCCCCTGAGATACAGGCAGAGATAGTCAATCTCGCGATGGCGGCGGATTTGAAGCCGCTGTACAACAGTTCGACCCTTGTGGCCGTACGCGGGGAAAGCACCGGGGTAGTGGCGGAGGCGCTCGCGAGGGTGAAGGGTATGGGTGAAAACGCGCTATACTGCATTTACGTCGAGGAGTGGCCCGGAATGCTGTACGGCAAAGAAGACCCTCTTCCGAGTGAAGAAGGGATACAATCGCTCACCTCTGCGGCCAGGCAGGCCGCGGCGGCGGGGGTGCAGGTGATACCCATCTGGACCACGACTTACACCGTGCCCGAGGGGCTGGCCCGGGCCGCGCGAGAGCTTGAGGTGAACTGCCTTGTGACCGGCATAAATGGGCGCTCGTTGCCCTACAGGGTGTTTCGCGGACAAGTACTGAAGAAGTTGCCTAAGCTTCTGCCGGCCTCCTGCAGGTTGATGGTATGCGACTGA